The following are encoded in a window of Sminthopsis crassicaudata isolate SCR6 chromosome 5, ASM4859323v1, whole genome shotgun sequence genomic DNA:
- the NXPH1 gene encoding neurexophilin-1, giving the protein MQAAYWYVLLLWQPTLYLVTCANLTNGGKSELLKSGGTKSTLKHIWTESSKDLSISRLLSQTFRGKDNDTDLDLRYDTPEPYSEQDLWDWLRNSTDLQEPRPRAKRRPIVKTGKFKKMFGWGDFHSNIKTVKLNLLITGKIVDHGNGTFSVYFRHNSTGQGNVSVSLVPPTKIVEFDLAQQTVIDAKDSKSFNCRIEYEKVDKATKNTLCNYDPSKTCYQEQTQSHVSWLCSKPFKVICIYISFYSTDYKLVQKVCPDYNYHSDTPYFPSG; this is encoded by the coding sequence GTCACATGTGCCAATCTCACAAATGGCGGGAAGTCAGAACTTCTAAAATCCGGAGGTACAAAATCCACCCTAAAGCACATCTGGACAGAAAGCAGCAAAGACTTGTCCATCAGCCGGCTCCTCTCACAGACTTTTCGCGGCAAGGACAATGACACGGACTTGGACCTGCGCTACGACACCCCAGAACCTTATTCGGAACAAGATCTCTGGGACTGGCTGAGAAACTCCACGGACCTTCAGGAGCCTCGGCCCAGAGCCAAGAGACGGCCCATCGTCAAGACGGGGAAGTTTAAGAAAATGTTTGGCTGGGGTGATTTTCATTCCAACATCAAAACTGTGAAGCTCAACCTGTTGATAACTGGGAAAATCGTCGACCACGGGAACGGGACCTTCAGCGTCTACTTCCGGCACAATTCCACCGGGCAAGGCAACGTCTCTGTGAGCCTGGTGCCCCCCACCAAGATCGTGGAGTTCGACTTGGCCCAGCAGACGGTGATCGATGCCAAAGATTCCAAGTCCTTTAACTGCCGGATCGAGTACGAAAAGGTGGACAAGGCGACCAAGAACACGCTCTGTAACTATGACCCCTCCAAGACCTGTTACCAGGAGCAGACCCAGAGCCACGTGTCCTGGCTCTGCTCCAAGCCCTTTAAGGTCATCTGTATTTACATTTCCTTTTATAGTACCGATTACAAACTAGTCCAGAAGGTGTGTCCTGACTACAACTACCACAGCGACACGCCCTACTTCCCTTCGGGTTGA